The following are encoded together in the Cervus elaphus chromosome 30, mCerEla1.1, whole genome shotgun sequence genome:
- the LOC122687002 gene encoding LOW QUALITY PROTEIN: gem-associated protein 2-like (The sequence of the model RefSeq protein was modified relative to this genomic sequence to represent the inferred CDS: inserted 1 base in 1 codon) codes for MAWVPAESAVEELMPRLLPVEPCDLTESFDPSVPPSTPQEYLRRVXLSGCQPAPEGYSPTLQWQRQQVTQFSTVRQSVNRHRSHWKSQQLDSNVTMPKSEDEEGWKKFCLGERLCAEGAIGPAASESPGIDYVQIGFPPLLSIVSRMNQSTVTSVLEYLNNWFGERDFTPELGRWLYALLACLEKPLLPEAHSLIRQLARRCSEVRLLVDSKDDERVPALNLLICLVSRYFDQRDLADEPS; via the exons ATGGCGTGGGTACCTGCGGAGTCTGCGGTGGAGGAGTTGATGCCACGGCTTCTGCCGGTGGAGCCCTGCGACTTGACGGAAAGTTTCGATCCCAGCGTACCTCCGAGCACTCCCCAGGAATACCTGAGGCGGG CACTTTCAGGATGCCAGCCTGCCCCGGAAGGATACTCCCCCACTCTTCAGTGGCAACGGCAACAAGTGACACAGTTTTCAACTGTTCGGCAGAGTGTGAACAGACATAGAAGTCACTGGAAATCACAACAGTTGGATAGTAATGTGACCATGCCAAAATCTGAAGATGAAGAAGGCTGGAAAAAATTCTGTCTAGGTGAAAGGTTATGTGCTGAAGGGGCTATTGGACCAGCTGCAAGTGAAAGTCCTGGAATCGATTATGTACAAATTGGTTTTCCTCCCTTGCTTAGTATTGTTAGCAGAATGAATCAGTCAACAGTAACTAGTGTCTTGGAATATCTGAATAATTGGTTTGGAGAAAGAGACTTTACTCCAGAATTGGGAAGATGGCTTTATGCTTTATTGGCTTGTCTTGAAAAACCTTTATTACCGGAGGCTCATTCACTGATTCGGCAGCTTGCAAGAAGGTGCTCTGAAGTGAGGCTTTTGGTGGACAGCAAAGATGATGAAAGGGTTCCTGCTTTGAATTTATTAATCTGCTTGGTTAGCAGGTATTTTGACCAGCGTGACTTAGCTGATGAGCCATCTTGA